In a single window of the Acyrthosiphon pisum isolate AL4f chromosome X, pea_aphid_22Mar2018_4r6ur, whole genome shotgun sequence genome:
- the LOC103311388 gene encoding uncharacterized protein LOC103311388 has translation MTLFYSGDKNGRHINRVGFLVSELLLPHVKHFEPVSDRICYMHIADKSGDLILNCVYAPTETGPNDEKEVFYEELERTYDKFPNHCSKILLGDFNAQVGNETMYKPTVGGESAHDIRNGNE, from the coding sequence AtgacattattttatagtgGTGATAAAAACGGTAGACACATAAATCGAGTGGGTTTTCTAGTTAGTGAACTTTTACTACCCCATGTAAAGCATTTTGAACCAGTAAGCGACCGAATATGCTACATGCACATAGCTGATAAATCTGGTgacctaatattaaattgtgtgtATGCCCCCACTGAAACAGGACCCAATGATGAAAAGGAGGTGTTCTACGAAGAACTAGAAAGGACGTATGATAAATTTCCAAACCACtgctcaaaaatattgttaggaGATTTCAATGCCCAAGTTGGAAATGAGACAATGTACAAACCTACGGTTGGAGGAGAAAGTGCTCATGATATTAGAAATGGAAACGAATGA